From a single Phocoena sinus isolate mPhoSin1 chromosome 1, mPhoSin1.pri, whole genome shotgun sequence genomic region:
- the LOC116764652 gene encoding guanylate-binding protein 4-like — protein MASGSTIMDPIRLVENQNNQLTVNPKALKILDQISQPVVVVAIVGLYRTGKSFLMNRLAGQNHGFRLGSTVRSETKGIWMWCVPHPSKESHTLVLLDTEGLGDVEKGDSKNDSWIFALAVLLSSILVYNSMNTINHQALEQLHYVTELTELIRITSSASSDEVQNSAEFVSFFPDFVWAVRDFMLELELDGYPITEDEYLENALKLIPGKNPQIQNSNMPRECIRKFFPKRKCFVFDRPTSDKTLLLHIEEVPDNQLDENFQKQSNHFCSYIFTHAKPKTLRERITVTGAGLGTLVVAYIDAINSGGVPCLENAVITLAERENSAAVQKAADHYSEQMAQRLRLPTDTLQELLEVHAACETEAIAIFLGRSFKDDKQTFQKKLVDIMEKKKDVFMIQNEEASVKHCQAELKKLSESLMTSISGGTFFVPGGHSLYLEARSKFEQDYKLVPRKGVKANEVLQSFLQSQAGVEEAILQADKAFTDVDKALAVECAKKHAAEREQQLLREKQNEEEKKMAAQERSFEENMTQLEEKMNRERENLLGEQETMLNHKQKVQEELLTEGFKKQAEELNKEIKKLKEAIEITKNIKSINVSEVLDVASMALVAVLPGNRKFFGLGVKFLSYAMKRTENPY, from the exons GCTTCCGTCTGGGCTCCACAGTGAGGTCTGAAACTAAGGGCATCTGGATGTGGTGTGTGCCCCACCCCTCCAAGGAGAGCCACACCCTGGTCCTTCTGGACACCGAGGGCCTGGGTGATGTGGAAAAG GGTGACTCCAAGAATGACTCGTGGATCTTTGCCCTGGCCGTGCTTCTGAGCAGCATCCTTGTCTACAACAGCATGAACACCATCAACCACCAGGCCCTGGAGCAGCTGCA CTACGTGACTGAACTAACAGAGCTAATCAGGATAACATCTTCTGCCAGCTCTGATGAAGTACAAAACTCAGCCGAGTTTGTGAGTTTCTTTCCAGACTTTGTTTGGGCTGTACGGGATTTCATGCTGGAGCTGGAGTTAGATGGATACCCCATCACTGAAGATGAGTACTTGGAGAATGCCTTGAAGTTGATTCCAG GCAAGAATCCCCAAATCCAAAATTCCAACATGCCCAGAGAGTGTATCAGGAagttttttccaaaaagaaagtgCTTTGTCTTTGACCGGCCTACAAGTGACAAAACATTATTACTCCATATTGAGGAAGTGCCAGATAACCAACTGGATGAGAATTTCCAGAAGCAATCAAACCATTTCTGCTCATATATCTTTACCCATGCAAAACCCAAGACCCTAAGAGAAAGAATCACTGTCACAGGGGCAG GGTTGGGGACTCTGGTGGTGGCCTACATAGATGCCATCAACAGTGGAGGAGTTCCTTGTTTGGAGAACGCAGTGATAACTCTGGCCGAGCGTGAGAACTCAGCGGCCGTGCAGAAGGCAGCCGACCACTACAGTGAGCAGATGGCCCAGCGACTGAGGCTCCCCACGGACACGCTCCAGGAGCTTCTGGAGGTGCACGCAGCCTGTGAGACGGAAGCCATTGCAATCTTCTTGGGGCGCTCCTTCAAGGATGACAAGCAGACATTCCAGAAGAAGCTGGTG GACAtcatggagaaaaagaaggacgTTTTCATGATCCAAAATGAAGAGGCCTCTGTCAAACATTGTCAGGCTGAGCTTAAGAAGCTTTCAGAATCCTTGATGACAAGTATTTCAGGAGGAACTTTCTTTGTCCCTGGAGGACACAGTCTCTACTTAGAAGCAAGGAGCAAGTTTGAACAGGACTATAAACTGGTTCCCAGGAAAGGAGTTAAG GCAAATGAGGTCCTCCAGAGCTTCCTGCAGTCCCAGGCAGGAGTAGAGGAAGCCATCCTGCAGGCAGACAAAGCCTTCACTGATGTGGACAAGGCCTTGGCAG TTGAGTGTGCCAAGAAGCATGCAGCTGAGAGGGAACAGCAGCTGCtaagagagaaacagaatgaagaggagaaaaaaatggcgGCACAAGAGAGAAGCTTCGAGGAAAACATGACCCAACTGGAAGAGAAGATGAATAGGGAAAGAGAAAACCTTCTAGGAGAGCAGGAAACAATGCTGAACCACAAGCAGAAG GTGCAAGAAGAACTACTTACAGAAGGATTTAAAAAGCAAGCTGAAGAgttaaataaagagataaaaaaactaaaggaagccattgaaataactaaaaatattaagTCCATAAATGTTTCAGAGGTCCTTGATGTGGCTAGCATGGCATTAGTTGCAGTACTACCTGGGAATCGTAAATTTTTTGGTCTGGGAGTGAAATTTCTCAGTTATGCTATGAAAAGGACTGAGAATCCCTATTAA